In a genomic window of Verrucomicrobiota bacterium:
- a CDS encoding S9 family peptidase, with protein sequence MNLIAATPMPAAPVAARKEFKQTWHGRVFVDPYFWLREKPSPEVVRHLEAENAFTEAATAALKPFTEALYQEMLGRIRQTDLSVPVRDGAFYYYRRTVEGLQYPIDCRKAAAANGAFDESAKEEVLLDQNELAKGRKYLAVGLRQVSDDDRQLLFSTDDTGFRQYKLYVKDLGTGEVRGPLAERVTSAAWAADSRTVFFVTEHAVTKRSDTLWRLEIGGETTKVHEERDEHFAIGLGRTKDKQFIGLSLQSTDTWEKRILSSKNPRGGFRIVLPREKNHKYDVEHRAGVLYLRTNKEAKNFRLVTAPLEDPSPAKWKTVIEHRPEVMLDEVEMFRDFMVVQEKQTALNRLRIYSFGTREWKEVGFSEPVYSAALSSTPEFASGTVRYRYESLVTPPSVFDYDMAAGGSTLLKREEVLGGFDPAHYTSHRLWATARDGTRVPVSLVHRKDLKRDGRAPLWLYGYGSYGYGMSAGFDSKRLSLLDRGVTFAIAHIRGGDEMGEAWHDDGMLMKKKNTFSDFIDCAEFLAREKWTSPDRLLIEGGSAGGLLMGVVVNERPELFRAVHSAVPFVDVMNTMMDASLPLTVGEYLEWGNPNERAAFDYMLSYSPYDNLKKQAYPAMLVTSSFNDSQVMYWEPAKYVAKLRTLKTDSNPFHLKTRMEPAGHGGASGRYDALKDRAFELAWMLKQVGITR encoded by the coding sequence ATGAACCTTATCGCAGCGACTCCGATGCCCGCGGCGCCTGTGGCGGCCCGCAAAGAATTCAAACAAACATGGCATGGGCGCGTTTTCGTCGATCCCTACTTCTGGCTGCGCGAGAAGCCATCGCCGGAAGTCGTTCGTCATCTTGAAGCCGAGAATGCCTTCACCGAGGCTGCCACCGCGGCTCTAAAGCCTTTCACCGAGGCCCTGTATCAAGAAATGCTCGGGCGGATCCGGCAGACAGACCTCAGCGTTCCGGTGCGCGACGGGGCGTTTTATTATTACCGCCGGACCGTCGAGGGACTCCAGTATCCCATTGATTGCCGCAAGGCTGCGGCGGCCAACGGAGCCTTCGACGAAAGCGCCAAGGAAGAGGTGCTCTTGGATCAGAACGAGCTGGCGAAGGGGCGGAAATACCTCGCGGTCGGTTTGCGTCAGGTCAGCGACGACGACCGCCAGTTGCTTTTTTCCACCGATGACACGGGGTTCCGGCAATACAAGCTTTACGTCAAGGACCTTGGGACGGGTGAGGTGCGGGGTCCGCTGGCGGAGAGGGTGACGAGCGCGGCGTGGGCCGCTGATTCACGCACGGTTTTCTTCGTGACGGAACATGCGGTCACCAAGCGTTCCGACACTCTCTGGCGGCTGGAGATCGGCGGAGAAACGACCAAAGTTCACGAGGAAAGAGACGAGCATTTCGCCATCGGTTTGGGACGGACGAAGGACAAGCAGTTCATCGGGCTCAGCCTTCAATCGACCGACACGTGGGAGAAACGAATCCTTTCATCCAAGAATCCCCGCGGCGGATTCCGTATCGTGCTGCCGCGGGAGAAGAACCATAAATACGACGTCGAACACCGCGCAGGCGTGCTTTACTTGCGCACCAACAAAGAGGCGAAAAACTTTCGGCTGGTGACCGCGCCGCTGGAGGACCCATCCCCGGCGAAATGGAAAACCGTGATCGAGCACCGGCCCGAGGTCATGCTCGATGAAGTCGAAATGTTTCGTGATTTCATGGTCGTGCAGGAGAAACAAACGGCGCTCAACCGGCTGAGAATCTACTCCTTCGGCACTCGCGAATGGAAGGAAGTGGGTTTTTCCGAGCCCGTCTATAGCGCCGCGCTTTCCAGCACGCCCGAGTTCGCCTCGGGAACGGTGCGTTACCGTTACGAGAGTTTGGTGACCCCTCCCAGTGTTTTCGACTATGACATGGCTGCGGGCGGCTCCACGCTCCTCAAACGCGAGGAAGTCCTGGGCGGGTTCGATCCCGCGCACTACACTTCGCATCGGCTTTGGGCCACGGCAAGGGACGGCACGAGGGTTCCCGTCAGCCTGGTTCATCGAAAGGACCTCAAGCGCGACGGGCGGGCGCCGCTCTGGCTCTATGGCTACGGTTCCTATGGCTACGGCATGTCGGCCGGATTCGACAGCAAACGCCTGAGTTTGTTGGACCGGGGAGTTACCTTCGCCATCGCGCACATCCGGGGCGGCGATGAAATGGGCGAAGCATGGCATGACGACGGCATGCTCATGAAGAAAAAGAACACCTTCAGTGACTTCATCGATTGCGCCGAGTTTCTCGCACGGGAAAAGTGGACCTCGCCCGACCGGCTGCTCATCGAAGGCGGGAGCGCCGGCGGCTTGCTCATGGGAGTGGTGGTGAACGAGCGTCCGGAACTTTTTCGCGCCGTCCACTCCGCCGTTCCCTTCGTCGATGTGATGAACACCATGATGGACGCGAGCCTGCCGCTGACCGTGGGGGAGTATCTCGAATGGGGAAATCCGAATGAGCGCGCCGCCTTCGACTACATGCTTTCTTACAGTCCCTACGACAACCTGAAGAAGCAGGCTTACCCGGCCATGCTGGTGACTTCGAGTTTCAACGACAGCCAGGTGATGTATTGGGAACCCGCCAAGTACGTGGCCAAACTGAGAACCCTGAAGACGGATTCGAATCCGTTCCACTTAAAGACCAGGATGGAACCGGCGGGCCACGGCGGCGCGAGCGGACGTTACGACGCCCTCAAGGATCGAGCCTTCGAGCTCGCCTGGATGTTGAAGCAAGTGGGAATCACCCGGTAA